One window of the Anopheles cruzii chromosome 2, idAnoCruzAS_RS32_06, whole genome shotgun sequence genome contains the following:
- the LOC128278279 gene encoding inactive selenide, water dikinase-like protein gives MFNPESVGLSPDFRLTKFSTLRGUGSKVPQDVLNRFLAGVYSDQLVGDKDAKSDKNSEEGVGIGLDSSVIALRDELFLVQSVDFFYPLIDDPFMLGKIALANVVSDVYAVGAVDIDQIKLIVSAPTEFTDKEREVVVPMVINGFLEAAKECKAPVKVGSIAENPWCIIGGVATGVCHRSELIMPYNAEVGDSIVLTKPLGTQLATNAYIWMCERSDNWTRLQKRFAVADIEETYRIALESMARLNLAGAKLMRKYNAHAATDVTGFGLHGHAENLAKFQKAAVDFHIHKLPIIKNVREIAELLGRSAKLLAGTAVETSGGLLVCLPSSEAAAFCDEYRSTTAHPAWIIGSVRKGERGAQIDANVEYIVVDES, from the exons ATGTTTAACCCAGAAAGCGTCGGGCTCAGCCCGGACTTTCGTTTAACCAAATTCTCGACGCTCCGTGGATGAGGCTCGAAGGTTCCTCAAGATGTCCTAAACCGATTTCTTGCAGGAGTTTACAGCGATCAGCTGGTAGGTGATAAGGATGCAAAGAGCGATAAGAATTCGGAGGAGGGTGTTG GAATAGGCTTAGATTCGTCCGTCATTGCGCTCCGCGATGAGCTGTTTCTGGTGCAATCCGTGGACTTTTTCTACCCACTGATCGACGATCCGTTTATGCTGGGAAAAATTGCTTTAGCCAACGTCGTGAGCGATGTTTATGCGGTTGGGGCCGTTGATATCGATCAAATCAAGCTAATCGTATCGGCACCGACCGAATTCACCGACAAAGAGCGTGAAGTCGTAGTGCCGATGGTGATCAACGGGTTTCTGGAGGCGGCCAAAGAGTGCAAAGCGCCGGTGAAGGTCGGAAGCATCGCCGAGAACCCGTGGTGCATCATCGGCGGGGTGGCTACGGGCGTCTgccaccgatcggaattgataAT GCCATACAATGCTGAAGTGGGAGACTCGATCGTACTCACGAAACCGCTCGGCACGCAGCTGGCCACGAACGCGTACATTTGGATGTGCGAACGATCGGACAATTGGACTCGCTTGCAGAAGCGCTTCGCCGTGGCCGACATCGAGGAAACGTATCGGATTGCGCTGGAATCGATGGCACGGCTCAATCTAGCCGGAGCGAAGCTAATGCGGAAGTACAATGCGCACGCGGCTACCGATGTGACCGGATTCGGCCTTCACGGACACGCGGAAAATTTGGCAAAGTTCCAGAAGGCCGCAGTCGATTTTCACATCCACAAACTGCCCATCATCAAGAATGTGCGCGAAATAGCGGAACTGCTCGGTCGGAGTGCGAAGCTGTTGGCGGGCACAGCGGTGGAAACGAGCGGCGGATTGCTCGTCTGCCTGCCCAGCTCGGAAGCGGCCGCATTCTGCGACGAGTATCGGAGCACCACCGCGCACCCGGCGTGGATTATCGGCAGCGTACGGAAGGGAGAGCGAGGCGCACAAATCGACGCAAACGTAGAGTACATTGTTGTGGACGAATCGTGA